A DNA window from Desulfurobacterium atlanticum contains the following coding sequences:
- a CDS encoding amidohydrolase family protein, with protein sequence MKTAVAVTADFVIDYEINVFENGWIIYDGKTVKFQYQEPQGRIKKIYKKNTVLFPALVNAHTHLELSLMDFNPEKTTSFDNWLLWIISNRQKLDIEEIKKGVKIGKNLTRKWGTGFIGDISSFGVSEVENGMVFHEIIGNRFPGKISLPISIHAIYSTSVEVIKQGARLSKERNLPFQMHIGESYNELLFARGEKNVFESRIYPTLGRKRFEHLTADSVIDYIEKCEALCPQLIAVHCTNLTRKELEKLMNTGAGIVICPRSNLFLKTGFPNVEFIGQYEKAGIGTDGLSSNTSLSLLSEIKTLYFRTEGKISLKNLLYMATTGGARTLGIEETYRKSGIFTAVKPALKISDPFKTLLMDDISIELFDLSSPK encoded by the coding sequence GTGAAAACGGCAGTAGCAGTAACAGCAGATTTTGTTATAGATTATGAAATAAATGTTTTTGAAAATGGCTGGATAATTTACGATGGAAAAACCGTAAAATTTCAGTATCAGGAACCGCAGGGCAGAATAAAAAAGATTTACAAAAAAAATACTGTTCTTTTCCCGGCACTTGTAAACGCCCACACCCATCTTGAACTTTCTCTGATGGATTTTAATCCAGAAAAGACCACCTCTTTTGATAACTGGCTTCTCTGGATAATCTCAAACAGACAAAAACTTGACATTGAAGAGATAAAAAAGGGAGTTAAAATAGGGAAAAATCTTACAAGAAAATGGGGAACAGGATTCATAGGAGATATCTCTTCCTTTGGAGTATCTGAAGTTGAAAACGGAATGGTTTTTCATGAAATAATAGGCAACCGATTCCCCGGGAAAATCTCTCTCCCTATATCTATCCACGCCATCTATTCAACATCTGTTGAAGTTATAAAACAAGGAGCCCGTTTATCAAAGGAAAGAAATCTTCCTTTTCAGATGCATATAGGAGAAAGCTACAATGAGCTTTTATTTGCAAGAGGAGAAAAAAATGTATTTGAATCAAGAATCTACCCAACACTTGGACGTAAACGGTTTGAACATCTTACAGCTGATTCTGTGATAGATTACATAGAAAAATGTGAAGCACTCTGTCCACAGTTAATAGCAGTCCACTGCACAAATCTCACAAGAAAAGAACTTGAAAAACTGATGAATACTGGAGCAGGAATAGTTATATGTCCAAGAAGCAATCTGTTTTTAAAAACCGGTTTCCCGAATGTTGAGTTTATCGGCCAATATGAAAAAGCTGGCATAGGAACAGACGGCCTCAGCTCAAATACATCTCTATCACTGCTTTCTGAAATAAAAACTCTTTATTTTAGAACTGAAGGGAAAATTTCTCTTAAAAATCTGCTTTATATGGCAACTACAGGCGGAGCCAGAACGCTGGGAATAGAAGAAACTTACAGAAAAAGCGGAATTTTTACAGCTGTTAAACCTGCTCTTAAAATATCTGACCCTTTTAAAACACTGTTAATGGATGATATATCAATAGAGTTATTTGACTTAAGCAGTCCAAAATGA
- a CDS encoding HD domain-containing protein → MNFRKLLILIKDIVPCVKDGYFVGGCVRDAILDITNKDIDIIVPDLDPERIECVREKTGKNGFLYKREKVVFTIENSSRRIDISEIQETLEQDLKSRDFTINAIAVEIKSIIKNKPLIIDPLNGLNDIKRKIIKPINENSIKKDPVRILRGIRIKNKLHFKYDETFKVASEKYSNLLKKEPVERIREEIVKILKLPASYSAFHDMKELNVLYVIFPELKKQETIPPSGLHQYPLIIHTLKAVEKVTLLIDEKFTTNIDKNLIKVVKEATYFKEFTGRELLILTALLHDIGKPFTVKEKNGKLTFYNHDKIGAYLSQDRLFYLGFGKKVSQNISKIIKLHLRPFFLYQLYKNGKLSNRAIVKFIFDSEDLFPYVILHSIADFCATCEKMEKGVKSYTCFINTRLVPFFEKFRNLKPFLSGKDIMNILKVESGKDIGRIKKKLMELQLLGKINSREEAEKFIKGFSL, encoded by the coding sequence ATGAACTTCAGAAAATTACTTATTCTTATCAAAGATATTGTCCCATGTGTTAAAGATGGTTATTTTGTAGGCGGATGTGTAAGAGACGCTATACTTGATATAACAAATAAAGATATAGATATTATCGTTCCCGACCTTGACCCTGAAAGAATTGAATGTGTAAGAGAGAAAACCGGTAAAAACGGTTTCCTGTATAAAAGAGAAAAAGTGGTATTCACAATAGAGAATAGCAGCCGTAGAATTGACATCTCCGAGATTCAGGAAACCCTTGAACAAGACCTGAAAAGCAGAGATTTTACAATCAACGCCATTGCGGTAGAAATTAAAAGCATTATAAAAAATAAACCATTAATAATAGACCCTTTAAACGGACTTAACGATATAAAGAGAAAAATCATAAAACCCATAAACGAAAACTCCATAAAAAAAGACCCTGTAAGAATTTTAAGGGGAATCAGAATAAAAAATAAACTCCATTTTAAATATGACGAAACATTTAAAGTAGCATCGGAAAAATACAGTAATCTCCTTAAAAAGGAACCTGTAGAAAGGATAAGAGAGGAAATCGTTAAAATTTTAAAACTTCCAGCCAGCTACAGTGCTTTTCACGATATGAAAGAGCTTAATGTTTTATATGTTATTTTTCCAGAACTTAAAAAACAGGAAACAATACCACCTTCAGGTCTCCACCAATATCCCCTCATAATTCATACTTTGAAAGCCGTAGAGAAAGTAACTCTTTTAATAGATGAAAAATTTACAACAAATATTGATAAAAATCTAATAAAGGTGGTAAAAGAAGCTACATATTTTAAAGAATTTACAGGAAGAGAGCTTCTTATTCTAACAGCACTACTTCACGACATCGGAAAACCTTTCACTGTAAAGGAAAAAAACGGGAAGTTAACCTTTTATAACCACGATAAAATAGGAGCGTATCTATCACAAGATAGACTTTTTTATCTTGGATTTGGAAAAAAGGTTTCACAAAACATATCTAAAATAATAAAATTACATCTTCGCCCGTTCTTTCTATATCAGCTTTACAAAAACGGAAAACTATCAAACAGGGCTATTGTAAAATTTATTTTTGACAGTGAAGATTTATTCCCTTATGTCATACTTCACAGCATAGCTGACTTCTGTGCCACCTGTGAAAAGATGGAAAAGGGAGTAAAAAGCTACACCTGTTTTATAAACACAAGACTGGTTCCGTTCTTTGAAAAATTTAGAAACTTAAAGCCTTTTCTTTCTGGAAAGGATATAATGAACATTCTGAAAGTAGAAAGCGGGAAAGATATTGGCAGGATTAAAAAGAAACTTATGGAGTTACAATTACTTGGGAAAATCAACAGTAGAGAAGAAGCAGAAAAATTTATAAAAGGATTTTCACTGTGA
- a CDS encoding ABC transporter ATP-binding protein — translation MILVRVENLWKIYRSGNDSVEALKGIDLSLKKGEFSLIMGASGSGKSTLLHILGTLDKPTDGKVFYKEKDLFSLSSDELAEFRNRNLGFVFQFHYLIMDLNLVENVMVPLLLSGEKDSVARGKAVEMLKKVGLGHRLSHRPFEISGGEQQRAAIARALVTSPELVLADEPTGNLDSKTSESVISLMLSLNRETGTTFLIATHNRELEKFADRIYLIKDGTIKI, via the coding sequence ATGATTCTTGTAAGAGTGGAAAATTTGTGGAAGATTTACAGGTCTGGAAATGATAGTGTTGAAGCTTTGAAAGGAATAGATCTTTCTCTTAAAAAGGGTGAATTTTCTTTGATAATGGGAGCTTCAGGTTCCGGGAAAAGCACTCTTTTGCATATTCTCGGAACGTTAGATAAGCCAACAGATGGAAAGGTTTTCTATAAAGAAAAAGACCTCTTTTCTCTTTCTTCAGATGAACTTGCAGAGTTTAGAAACAGGAATCTGGGATTTGTTTTTCAGTTTCATTATCTTATTATGGATTTGAATCTTGTTGAAAATGTTATGGTGCCCCTTCTTCTTTCGGGGGAAAAAGATAGTGTTGCAAGGGGAAAAGCTGTTGAAATGTTGAAAAAAGTTGGTCTTGGGCATAGATTATCTCACAGACCATTTGAAATTTCTGGCGGTGAACAGCAGAGAGCGGCAATAGCCCGAGCACTTGTTACTTCTCCAGAGCTTGTTCTTGCTGATGAACCTACTGGAAATCTTGACTCAAAAACTTCAGAATCGGTAATTTCTCTTATGCTTTCTCTTAATCGGGAAACAGGAACTACATTTTTGATAGCCACTCATAATAGAGAACTGGAAAAGTTTGCTGATAGGATATACCTTATAAAGGACGGCACTATTAAGATTTAG
- a CDS encoding ATP-dependent Clp protease ATP-binding subunit, translated as MFEKFTKKARQIVIKAKEEAVILRTPYLGTEHLLLVLLKDDEIVNQIISKYNISKIRIQEMIIHQLQPSTDEIDVNTIAFTTEARRALEQAVEEAKILGHAYVGPEHIFIGLAKERLGLAGRILRSYGLDHYTLRRDITQLLKGMLGRAKTSRKSSTPNLDKYGRDLTKLAQEGSLDPVIGRDKEIERVVHILARRRKNNPVLIGEPGVGKTAIVEGLALRIAEGSVPEKLKEKRIVSLDMASLIAGTKYRGQFEERLKAVVKELENNKDVILFIDELHTLVGAGAAEGSMDASNILKPSLSRGEIQVIGATTLDEYRKHIEKDGALERRFQPVLVEEPSEEETIEILKGLKSKFEEFHNVKITDEAIERAVKLSVRYINDRKLPDKAIDIIDEAGAKAQLMVGTKPMEIKEIEEEIQTVRALKEEALAMAEYERAHEYKQREISLTAKLEELNRKWLASKKNDKPVIDVKEVEEIVSLWTGIPLSQIHEAEKEKLIRLESELHRRVVGQETAVSAVARAIKRSRLGIRTNLHRPIGSFLFLGPTGVGKTELAKTLAEVLFGDEKAMVRIDMSEYMEKHTVSRLIGAPPGYVGYEEGGQLTEIVRRKPYSVILLDEIEKAHPDVLNILLQIMEDGRLTDGLGRTVSFTNTILIMTSNLGAKHLVSAQKGMGFDTASEKDMEQKAFDRMKSFVLDEVKRYFKPEFINRIDEIVVFHPLTKADVKEIVRKQIDRLNEELKERNLKIYATNKFVDYIVDKEFRKEYGARTIRRAIQSLVEDRLTDEILAGRFTEGGEVVFDVTPKGKVTVKEKKKKRKQTANIN; from the coding sequence ATGTTTGAGAAGTTTACCAAAAAAGCAAGACAAATTGTAATAAAAGCCAAAGAAGAGGCTGTAATTTTAAGAACACCTTACCTTGGCACCGAACATTTATTGCTTGTTTTGCTTAAAGATGATGAAATTGTAAACCAGATAATCAGCAAATACAACATCTCAAAGATAAGAATTCAGGAAATGATAATTCATCAGCTTCAGCCATCAACTGATGAGATAGATGTTAACACAATAGCTTTTACTACAGAGGCAAGACGCGCCCTTGAGCAGGCTGTAGAAGAAGCAAAGATACTTGGTCATGCTTATGTGGGGCCAGAACACATATTTATAGGACTTGCAAAGGAAAGACTTGGACTTGCAGGACGTATTTTAAGAAGTTACGGTCTTGACCATTATACGTTAAGAAGAGATATAACACAGCTTTTGAAAGGTATGCTTGGCAGGGCTAAAACTTCCCGTAAAAGTTCAACTCCAAATCTTGATAAGTATGGAAGAGACCTGACCAAACTTGCACAGGAAGGTTCTTTAGACCCTGTTATAGGCAGGGATAAAGAGATAGAAAGGGTCGTTCATATTCTTGCAAGGAGAAGGAAGAACAATCCGGTGCTTATAGGTGAGCCGGGAGTTGGAAAAACAGCAATTGTAGAGGGACTTGCCCTCAGGATTGCAGAGGGTTCTGTTCCTGAAAAACTAAAAGAGAAAAGGATAGTTTCCCTTGATATGGCTTCTCTTATAGCAGGGACAAAATACAGGGGACAGTTTGAAGAGAGGTTAAAGGCGGTTGTAAAAGAGCTTGAAAACAACAAAGATGTGATTCTCTTTATAGATGAGCTTCATACGCTTGTTGGTGCTGGAGCTGCTGAAGGTTCTATGGATGCTTCAAATATCCTTAAACCTTCTCTTTCAAGGGGAGAGATACAGGTTATCGGAGCTACAACTCTTGATGAGTACAGAAAGCATATAGAGAAAGACGGTGCTCTTGAGAGGAGATTTCAACCTGTTCTTGTGGAGGAACCTTCAGAGGAAGAAACAATTGAGATTTTAAAAGGATTGAAGTCCAAGTTTGAAGAGTTTCACAATGTAAAGATTACAGATGAAGCTATTGAAAGGGCTGTAAAGCTGTCTGTCAGATATATAAACGACAGAAAACTTCCTGACAAGGCGATAGATATTATTGATGAAGCTGGGGCAAAGGCACAGCTTATGGTTGGGACAAAACCTATGGAGATAAAGGAGATAGAGGAGGAGATACAGACAGTAAGGGCACTTAAAGAGGAAGCCCTCGCAATGGCAGAGTATGAGAGAGCTCACGAGTATAAACAGAGAGAGATATCTCTTACAGCAAAACTTGAGGAGCTTAATAGAAAATGGCTTGCTTCAAAGAAAAATGATAAACCGGTAATAGATGTAAAAGAGGTTGAAGAGATAGTTTCTCTGTGGACAGGAATTCCTTTAAGCCAGATTCATGAAGCGGAAAAGGAGAAACTTATCAGGCTGGAGTCTGAACTTCACAGAAGGGTGGTCGGTCAAGAAACTGCTGTAAGTGCTGTGGCAAGGGCTATTAAACGTTCAAGACTCGGAATAAGAACAAATCTTCACAGGCCTATAGGTTCTTTCCTTTTCCTTGGGCCGACAGGTGTCGGTAAAACAGAGCTTGCAAAAACTCTTGCAGAGGTTCTGTTTGGCGATGAGAAAGCGATGGTCAGGATTGATATGTCTGAGTATATGGAGAAACATACAGTTTCAAGGTTGATAGGAGCACCGCCAGGATATGTTGGTTATGAGGAAGGTGGACAGTTAACAGAGATTGTAAGAAGAAAGCCTTACAGCGTGATCCTTCTTGATGAAATAGAAAAGGCACATCCTGATGTTTTAAACATTCTTCTTCAGATAATGGAGGATGGAAGGTTAACAGATGGTCTTGGCAGGACAGTATCCTTTACAAACACAATTTTGATTATGACTTCAAACCTTGGAGCAAAGCATCTTGTTTCTGCTCAAAAGGGAATGGGGTTTGATACCGCTTCTGAAAAGGATATGGAGCAGAAGGCTTTTGACAGGATGAAATCTTTTGTGCTTGATGAGGTTAAAAGATACTTTAAACCTGAGTTTATAAACAGAATAGATGAGATAGTTGTATTCCATCCTCTTACAAAAGCTGATGTTAAAGAGATAGTTAGAAAGCAGATAGACAGACTTAATGAGGAACTTAAAGAAAGAAATCTTAAAATTTATGCTACAAATAAATTTGTTGATTACATTGTGGATAAAGAATTCCGTAAAGAGTATGGTGCAAGGACGATAAGGCGGGCTATACAATCCCTTGTAGAAGATAGACTTACCGATGAGATTCTTGCCGGTAGATTTACTGAAGGTGGAGAAGTTGTGTTTGATGTAACTCCTAAAGGAAAGGTTACTGTAAAAGAGAAAAAGAAAAAACGAAAGCAAACTGCTAATATAAACTGA
- a CDS encoding 16S rRNA (uracil(1498)-N(3))-methyltransferase yields the protein MRRFKVNDIREDVAYLRGQEARHVLKVLRLRPGDEIVIFDGKGNEYLAVIEASSTQSVRLKVLEKLMIDRESPLKTVLYMGLTNRLQKFEMALQKATELGVSRIVPIICKRSAFGEKVKDWSGKLRRWNEIVVNASKQCGRAVIPPVEEPVKLLNIDDDSELKFVLWERGGKSFNNFKDNTATSVSLLVGPEGGLDESEVEILKSKGFHVIHLGKRIMRAETAAIVGLAIVQYIWGDLK from the coding sequence ATGAGGAGATTTAAGGTAAACGATATAAGAGAAGATGTGGCTTATTTAAGGGGACAGGAAGCAAGACATGTGCTTAAGGTTTTAAGGTTAAGACCGGGAGATGAAATAGTTATATTTGACGGGAAAGGGAATGAGTATCTTGCTGTTATAGAGGCTTCTTCAACCCAATCTGTAAGGTTGAAAGTTCTTGAAAAGCTTATGATAGATAGGGAAAGTCCCCTTAAAACGGTTCTTTATATGGGTTTAACAAACAGACTGCAAAAATTTGAGATGGCTCTTCAAAAGGCTACAGAGCTTGGTGTTTCAAGGATAGTCCCTATAATTTGCAAACGTTCTGCTTTCGGTGAGAAGGTTAAGGATTGGAGTGGTAAGCTTAGGAGATGGAATGAGATTGTAGTGAACGCTTCCAAGCAGTGTGGAAGAGCTGTTATTCCTCCAGTTGAAGAGCCTGTTAAACTTTTAAATATAGATGATGATTCAGAGTTAAAATTTGTTCTCTGGGAGAGAGGCGGAAAGAGTTTTAATAACTTTAAGGATAATACTGCTACCTCTGTTTCGCTTCTTGTTGGACCTGAAGGTGGTCTTGATGAGAGTGAGGTTGAGATTTTAAAATCAAAAGGTTTTCATGTTATTCATCTTGGAAAGAGAATAATGAGAGCGGAAACGGCGGCTATAGTTGGCCTTGCAATAGTCCAGTATATCTGGGGAGATTTAAAATAG
- a CDS encoding macro domain-containing protein — MNRELLIVDKDGVLIQVVQGDITQENVDAIVNPANSSLKHGGGIAGAIIRKGGRIIQEESDRIGFLPTGKAVYTGAGNLKAKYVIHTVGPVWGEGDEERKLRSAVSSVFDVARKISVKSISIPAISTGIFGYPKKEGVYVIVDQVLKEIEKDASYLEKVRLIAIDDETVALFKDEISAKFGLK, encoded by the coding sequence ATGAACAGGGAACTTTTAATTGTTGATAAGGATGGAGTGCTTATTCAGGTTGTTCAGGGAGATATAACTCAAGAAAATGTTGATGCTATTGTGAATCCTGCAAACTCTTCCTTAAAGCATGGCGGAGGTATTGCTGGAGCGATAATTAGAAAAGGTGGAAGGATAATTCAGGAAGAGAGTGACAGGATAGGTTTTCTTCCAACAGGAAAGGCTGTTTATACAGGTGCAGGAAATTTAAAGGCAAAGTATGTTATCCATACTGTTGGGCCTGTTTGGGGAGAAGGTGATGAAGAGAGAAAGTTAAGAAGTGCCGTTTCTTCAGTTTTTGATGTTGCAAGGAAAATATCCGTAAAGTCTATATCCATTCCTGCCATCAGTACAGGGATTTTCGGTTATCCTAAAAAAGAAGGAGTTTATGTAATTGTTGACCAGGTTTTGAAGGAGATAGAAAAGGATGCTTCCTATTTAGAAAAGGTGAGGTTGATAGCAATAGATGATGAAACTGTTGCTCTTTTCAAAGATGAAATTTCAGCTAAATTTGGTTTAAAATAG
- a CDS encoding aminotransferase class I/II-fold pyridoxal phosphate-dependent enzyme encodes MPEFQFARIDRLPPYVFAVVNDLKTKLRRAGEDIVDLGMGNPDLPTPKHIVDKLCEAAQNPRNHRYSQTKGLYKLREALSLWYKRKYDVDLDPETEVITTIGSKEGLAHLALTLVNPGDVVMVPTPAYPIHPYSFIIAGGDVRSIPLLTDEGFNEDAFFESIIKAYKESWPRPKVLLLNFPHNPTTACVDIGFFEKIVDFAKENNLLVIQDLAYSEISFDGYVPPSIFQVKGAKEVAVEFYSLSKTYSMAGWRVGFAAGNKQVIHALYRMKSYLDYGMFQPIQIAAIIALKGDQSCVEEYRKIYEKRRDTLVNGLNRIGWRVEKPKSTMFVWAKIPEKFRSMGSLEFSKMLLLDGKVAVSPGIGFGEYGDEYVRFALVENELRIKQAVRGIKRAFEKYGLRNINV; translated from the coding sequence ATGCCGGAGTTTCAGTTTGCAAGAATAGACAGGCTTCCCCCCTATGTTTTTGCTGTTGTTAATGATTTAAAAACAAAATTAAGAAGGGCTGGAGAGGATATTGTTGATCTTGGAATGGGGAATCCCGACCTTCCTACTCCTAAACATATTGTAGATAAATTGTGTGAAGCGGCGCAAAATCCGAGAAATCATAGATACTCACAAACAAAAGGTTTGTATAAGCTCAGGGAGGCTCTTTCCCTCTGGTACAAACGGAAGTATGATGTTGATCTTGACCCTGAAACCGAAGTTATAACCACAATAGGTTCAAAAGAAGGACTGGCACATCTTGCCCTTACGCTTGTTAATCCCGGTGATGTTGTTATGGTTCCGACCCCCGCTTACCCTATTCACCCTTACTCCTTTATAATTGCCGGTGGAGATGTAAGGAGTATTCCTCTTTTGACAGATGAGGGTTTTAATGAGGATGCTTTTTTTGAGTCCATTATAAAAGCATATAAGGAAAGCTGGCCAAGGCCCAAGGTTTTACTTTTAAATTTTCCTCACAATCCGACAACTGCGTGTGTTGATATCGGTTTTTTTGAAAAAATTGTTGATTTTGCAAAAGAGAACAACCTTCTTGTTATTCAGGATTTAGCTTATTCAGAAATATCGTTTGATGGTTATGTGCCTCCAAGTATTTTTCAGGTTAAGGGGGCGAAAGAGGTTGCGGTTGAATTTTATTCCCTTTCAAAGACTTACTCAATGGCTGGGTGGAGAGTTGGTTTTGCAGCTGGAAATAAGCAGGTTATTCATGCTCTTTACAGGATGAAAAGCTATCTTGATTACGGAATGTTCCAGCCGATTCAAATAGCGGCTATCATAGCTTTAAAGGGAGACCAGTCCTGTGTTGAGGAATACAGAAAAATTTACGAGAAGAGAAGAGATACTCTTGTAAATGGATTAAACCGTATAGGTTGGCGTGTTGAAAAGCCAAAATCCACAATGTTTGTCTGGGCAAAGATACCTGAAAAGTTCCGTTCTATGGGCTCTCTTGAGTTTTCTAAAATGCTCCTTCTTGACGGTAAAGTGGCTGTCTCTCCAGGTATCGGTTTTGGTGAGTATGGTGATGAGTATGTTAGATTTGCGCTTGTTGAAAATGAATTGAGAATTAAACAGGCGGTTAGAGGGATAAAAAGAGCTTTTGAGAAGTATGGTTTGAGAAACATTAACGTTTAG
- a CDS encoding homoserine dehydrogenase codes for MDLVKVGVVGCGTVGSGVVEILLKNGDLIEKRTGKKIELSLVADRNVEKVKKLDVPENIIVDDGFKVVDSDVDVVVELIGGVTVAKEIVLKSLKNGKHVVSANKALFASYGKELFEEAKRNGVSIRFEASVGGGIPVIKALNEGLVANRIEKILGIINGTANFILTKMTENLLPFKAALQIAKDRGYAEADPSFDINGIDAAHKIAILSSIACGRWITVDDVYVKGIRDITPFDIEFANEFGYRIKLLAVAKFENGTIEVRVHPAFLPKSHILSSVDGVFNACLIEGDFVGPTLYYGMGAGKEPTASAVVADIADIASSRGSSVPAQLLYQESQIFIKNPEDFVSSFYLRFTAVDKPGVLSKISGILAKYGISIKMAFQKNVGFNGGVPVVMTTHDASFKTVRRAVEEIDNLDVILNPTFLCMIEE; via the coding sequence ATGGATTTGGTTAAGGTTGGAGTTGTTGGCTGTGGAACGGTTGGTTCAGGTGTTGTTGAGATTCTGTTGAAAAACGGAGATCTTATAGAGAAGAGGACAGGTAAAAAGATAGAATTATCCCTTGTAGCAGATAGAAATGTTGAGAAAGTTAAAAAACTTGATGTTCCAGAGAACATTATAGTTGATGACGGTTTTAAAGTTGTTGATTCTGATGTTGATGTAGTGGTTGAGCTTATAGGTGGAGTGACTGTTGCTAAAGAGATAGTTTTAAAGTCTTTAAAAAACGGAAAGCATGTTGTAAGTGCCAATAAGGCACTTTTTGCATCTTACGGAAAGGAGCTTTTTGAAGAAGCTAAAAGGAATGGGGTTTCAATAAGGTTTGAGGCAAGTGTTGGTGGCGGAATTCCTGTAATAAAAGCTTTAAATGAGGGTCTTGTTGCAAATAGGATAGAGAAGATTCTGGGTATAATTAACGGAACTGCCAATTTTATCCTTACGAAGATGACAGAAAATCTTCTGCCTTTTAAAGCTGCTCTTCAGATAGCAAAGGATAGAGGTTATGCTGAAGCTGACCCATCGTTTGATATTAATGGAATTGACGCTGCTCATAAAATAGCCATTTTGTCTTCAATAGCCTGTGGTAGATGGATAACGGTTGATGATGTGTATGTGAAAGGTATCAGAGATATAACACCTTTTGATATAGAGTTTGCCAATGAGTTTGGTTACAGAATAAAGCTTCTTGCTGTAGCAAAATTTGAAAATGGAACGATAGAGGTAAGGGTGCATCCGGCTTTCCTTCCCAAGTCTCATATTCTTTCCTCGGTGGATGGTGTTTTTAATGCCTGCTTGATAGAGGGAGATTTTGTTGGTCCCACCCTTTATTACGGTATGGGTGCTGGAAAGGAACCGACTGCAAGTGCGGTAGTTGCAGATATTGCAGATATTGCATCTTCAAGGGGAAGCAGCGTTCCTGCACAGCTCCTTTATCAGGAGTCACAGATTTTTATTAAAAACCCAGAAGACTTTGTTTCAAGTTTCTATTTAAGGTTTACTGCTGTTGATAAACCGGGAGTGCTTTCAAAGATTTCAGGAATTCTTGCAAAATACGGTATAAGTATTAAGATGGCATTTCAGAAAAATGTTGGGTTTAACGGCGGTGTTCCGGTGGTTATGACAACCCATGATGCTTCGTTTAAAACGGTAAGAAGGGCTGTTGAAGAGATTGATAATCTTGATGTTATTTTAAATCCAACATTTCTGTGTATGATAGAGGAGTAG
- a CDS encoding 7-carboxy-7-deazaguanine synthase QueE, whose translation MLKVSEIFTSIQGEGVDVGRVAAFVRFSGCPLGCRFCDTEYAKREGKEISIAELISKLKKFQIPDIVVTGGEPLVQENIASFLTTLSKELWVRKIFIETCGFVFKEEIFAGKVFLNLSPKPPSMIGTDYSRFLLQYIRFFPERVNVKFLIADKTDLSYALKIVKSEPEFFKIKGLVFQPVEIPGKPYPDAVKQVLSLIFKNRSILSQFEVKVIPQVHKLLGIK comes from the coding sequence TTGTTAAAGGTTTCTGAAATTTTCACTTCCATTCAGGGTGAAGGGGTAGATGTAGGGAGAGTTGCTGCTTTTGTCAGATTCTCCGGATGCCCCCTTGGATGTAGATTTTGTGATACAGAGTATGCTAAAAGAGAAGGGAAAGAAATAAGTATTGCAGAACTCATTTCTAAATTGAAAAAGTTTCAGATACCTGATATTGTTGTTACAGGTGGTGAGCCTCTTGTTCAAGAAAATATAGCATCTTTTCTAACTACTCTTTCAAAAGAGTTGTGGGTGAGAAAGATATTTATTGAAACGTGCGGGTTTGTTTTCAAAGAGGAGATTTTTGCCGGGAAAGTATTCCTGAATCTTTCTCCAAAACCTCCTTCTATGATTGGAACCGATTACAGCAGATTTCTGCTTCAGTATATCAGATTTTTCCCTGAAAGGGTGAATGTTAAGTTCTTAATTGCTGATAAGACTGACCTTTCTTATGCTTTAAAGATAGTAAAAAGCGAACCTGAGTTTTTCAAGATTAAAGGGCTTGTTTTCCAGCCTGTTGAAATACCGGGAAAGCCTTACCCTGATGCAGTAAAACAGGTGCTGTCGTTGATATTTAAAAACAGAAGTATTCTTTCACAGTTTGAAGTTAAGGTTATTCCTCAGGTTCACAAACTTTTAGGGATAAAATGA